A single region of the Bacteroidota bacterium genome encodes:
- a CDS encoding S8 family serine peptidase, which translates to MLSYCVCVFLLLSLLSPLEADAAAKHALRQKHLPLDRLGSVSMKTPENSLYLPGRVIVKLAPSAGAAKGARSFGISELDAYAGKYSVVSISQVFPDAPGFRKGNVDLTRFYVLKYSSPVDAFVAAAELSALADVDYAEPWFIYRTNDVQAFTPNDSLYALQWALTRIRADSAWGVSQGDTSVVIGIVDTGVEWDHPDLAGNIWYNPGETGLDGLGNDKRFNGIDDDGDGKIDDWRGWDFGGADFNNPVEDNDPSPTGDNIAHGTHVSGLASGVTNNHTGIAGVGFRCRILPVKASADNDTRASGFAYIIAGFQGIMYAARMGANVISLSWGGPGASQFEQDVVNFATEQGSLIVAAAGNGGSSEPSYPAGYEHVLSVAATNGSDVKESYSNYGSTIDVCAPGGDFNGVNTTILSTYFPSTYAGLAGTSQATPQVSGVAALVKANFPAYNPLQVGEQVRVTCDDITSLNPGFVNGLGKGRVNAYRALTVSSPALRMTSMALLDSAGGNNNGVAEPNETVSIVTSITNYLQPTSAGAVITLSTTDANVQILNAQYAVGSVAMMDTVTNAGAPFLLHVAATVPQTHPVTLKLTMADGSYTDFQFFQVVLNPSYATHDINNVVTTLSNRGNIGFNDFDANTQGVGFVYGADNQLFEGGLLIGVSPTKLVDVVRNQGGLEDRDFAAPGAYSFKTPGVVSDQDGGTVFADSVAPLSNRVGVRVKMSSYAYNTDPDKDYVIVRYDIRNTSGNTLSNLYAGLFFDWDVHDPGDLDGSFYAHNRTSYDALRSLGYAWYDTTGPTVYCGAQALDGAGGYIGLVRDSVTGTRAEKWSWLSGGVRLTNQVNDIHFVISSGPYTIGSGGVQTVGFALLGGVGLPALQAHADAALQKWVYIKSLQGARPKLAIAVHQNPLLSRFGDIYVTSDVPLSGPPGLVVSGGTPPPDTVLLTLSSQNVYKGPYQFRASGTFSITASAAGIDGLDTVATRAFSVLLLKRGVAGSVADPGGNALLDIPAGALDEDTYFTVIPDEGKSQGAALIGSVYNFGPGRNFSTPLSLTLKYPRTAVKPGNERYLHIYRESAGEWTPLPGRIDPGKATVTATVGSLGRFALGYDEHAPLEGIPSSYMLAQNYPNPFNPQTTIRFGLPEAGAVRLRVFDPVGREVNRLVDEEREAGFFEIVWDGAGAGGRPVASGIYFYSLEVFQSGVLKFSKTEKMAIIR; encoded by the coding sequence ATGCTGTCCTACTGCGTCTGCGTATTCCTCCTTCTCTCCCTGCTTTCGCCCCTTGAGGCGGACGCTGCTGCAAAACACGCTTTGCGCCAGAAACATCTCCCCCTCGACCGTCTCGGGTCCGTCTCGATGAAGACGCCCGAAAACAGCCTCTACCTGCCCGGCCGTGTGATTGTCAAACTCGCACCCTCGGCGGGCGCGGCAAAAGGTGCGCGCTCCTTCGGGATCTCGGAGCTCGACGCGTATGCGGGCAAGTATTCCGTCGTGAGTATCTCACAGGTGTTCCCCGACGCGCCCGGATTCCGGAAGGGGAATGTCGATCTGACCAGGTTCTATGTCCTTAAATACTCTTCCCCCGTCGACGCGTTTGTGGCGGCCGCGGAGCTCTCGGCCCTCGCAGATGTCGATTATGCGGAGCCGTGGTTCATTTACAGGACAAACGATGTTCAGGCGTTTACTCCGAACGACTCGCTCTATGCCTTACAGTGGGCGCTGACCCGGATCAGGGCAGACAGCGCCTGGGGGGTCAGCCAGGGAGATACCTCGGTGGTGATCGGCATCGTTGACACGGGAGTAGAATGGGACCATCCCGATCTGGCGGGAAATATCTGGTACAATCCGGGTGAGACGGGATTGGACGGCCTGGGGAATGACAAGCGTTTCAATGGGATCGACGACGACGGGGACGGAAAAATCGACGATTGGCGCGGCTGGGATTTCGGCGGAGCCGACTTTAACAACCCTGTCGAAGACAACGATCCCTCACCGACCGGCGACAATATCGCGCACGGCACCCATGTCTCGGGGCTCGCGTCGGGCGTCACCAATAACCACACCGGGATAGCGGGTGTCGGCTTTCGCTGCCGCATCCTGCCGGTCAAGGCCTCCGCAGACAACGACACTCGCGCCAGCGGTTTCGCCTATATCATCGCGGGATTTCAGGGTATCATGTACGCCGCCCGGATGGGGGCCAACGTGATCAGCCTCAGCTGGGGAGGCCCCGGTGCTTCCCAGTTCGAACAGGATGTGGTGAATTTTGCCACCGAACAGGGGTCTCTGATCGTGGCGGCGGCCGGCAACGGCGGCTCGTCCGAACCGAGCTACCCTGCCGGTTATGAACACGTACTCTCCGTGGCCGCGACAAACGGAAGTGATGTGAAAGAATCCTACTCGAATTACGGTTCCACGATCGATGTCTGCGCACCGGGCGGTGATTTTAACGGGGTGAACACCACGATCCTCAGCACCTACTTCCCGTCCACCTACGCCGGTCTTGCCGGCACGTCTCAGGCCACGCCGCAGGTCAGCGGTGTGGCGGCGCTCGTGAAGGCGAATTTTCCCGCGTACAATCCGCTGCAGGTCGGAGAACAGGTGAGGGTGACCTGCGACGATATCACATCCCTGAATCCGGGCTTCGTCAACGGCCTGGGGAAGGGGCGCGTGAATGCCTATCGCGCGCTCACGGTCTCCTCTCCCGCGCTTCGAATGACGTCGATGGCGCTGCTCGATTCCGCGGGCGGGAACAACAACGGCGTTGCCGAACCGAATGAAACGGTTTCGATCGTCACTTCGATCACAAACTATCTTCAGCCGACAAGCGCAGGCGCCGTGATCACTCTGAGCACGACCGACGCCAATGTCCAGATCCTCAATGCCCAGTACGCCGTGGGAAGCGTCGCGATGATGGACACGGTGACGAACGCAGGCGCGCCGTTCCTCCTGCATGTGGCCGCGACCGTCCCGCAGACGCACCCGGTAACCCTGAAGCTGACGATGGCCGACGGGAGTTATACTGACTTTCAGTTCTTCCAGGTGGTGCTCAATCCGTCGTACGCCACGCACGACATCAACAACGTCGTCACCACACTTTCCAACCGGGGGAACATAGGGTTCAATGATTTTGACGCCAACACGCAGGGAGTGGGGTTTGTGTACGGCGCCGATAACCAGCTCTTTGAAGGAGGGCTCCTGATCGGGGTCTCCCCGACGAAGCTGGTCGATGTCGTCAGGAATCAGGGAGGATTGGAAGACCGCGACTTCGCGGCTCCCGGGGCGTACTCGTTCAAGACACCCGGAGTGGTATCGGATCAGGATGGCGGGACCGTCTTCGCGGATTCCGTCGCGCCGCTCTCGAACCGGGTCGGCGTCCGTGTGAAGATGTCCTCGTACGCGTACAACACCGATCCGGACAAGGATTACGTCATCGTGCGCTACGATATCAGGAATACTTCGGGCAATACTCTCTCCAATCTTTACGCGGGACTCTTTTTTGACTGGGACGTGCACGACCCGGGCGACCTCGACGGTTCGTTCTACGCCCACAACCGGACATCGTACGACGCGCTCCGGAGCCTGGGATATGCCTGGTATGATACCACAGGGCCGACGGTATACTGCGGCGCTCAGGCCCTGGACGGGGCCGGCGGGTACATCGGGTTGGTACGGGATTCGGTGACGGGGACGCGCGCGGAGAAGTGGTCATGGTTGAGCGGGGGTGTGCGATTGACGAACCAGGTGAACGACATCCATTTTGTGATCTCTTCCGGCCCGTACACGATCGGGAGCGGCGGTGTCCAGACGGTTGGATTCGCGCTTCTCGGGGGTGTCGGTCTGCCCGCGCTTCAGGCGCACGCAGACGCCGCGTTGCAGAAGTGGGTTTATATCAAGTCTCTGCAGGGGGCCAGGCCGAAGCTTGCCATCGCTGTCCACCAGAATCCGCTCCTCTCCCGGTTTGGCGATATTTACGTCACATCCGATGTACCGCTTTCCGGACCTCCCGGGCTGGTCGTGAGCGGCGGGACACCTCCTCCCGATACAGTACTCCTCACGCTCTCATCTCAGAACGTATACAAGGGCCCGTACCAATTCAGGGCGAGTGGAACATTCTCTATCACCGCATCCGCTGCGGGGATCGACGGGCTGGATACGGTCGCGACAAGGGCATTCAGCGTGCTTTTACTGAAGAGGGGGGTTGCGGGTTCAGTCGCCGATCCCGGCGGAAACGCACTCCTCGACATTCCCGCGGGCGCGCTTGACGAGGACACCTACTTTACCGTCATTCCCGACGAGGGGAAGAGCCAGGGGGCGGCCCTCATCGGAAGCGTGTATAATTTTGGGCCGGGGAGAAATTTTTCAACCCCTCTGAGTCTGACGCTCAAGTACCCGCGCACCGCGGTAAAACCCGGGAACGAGCGGTACCTCCACATCTATCGCGAAAGCGCAGGAGAGTGGACACCTTTGCCGGGCCGGATCGATCCCGGGAAGGCGACCGTCACGGCAACAGTGGGCTCGCTCGGGAGATTCGCGCTGGGATACGATGAACATGCGCCCCTGGAGGGAATTCCCTCGTCCTACATGCTTGCCCAGAACTATCCCAACCCGTTTAACCCTCAGACAACGATACGATTCGGGTTGCCTGAAGCGGGTGCTGTCCGGCTCCGGGTGTTCGACCCGGTCGGAAGAGAGGTGAACCGTCTCGTTGATGAAGAGCGGGAGGCGGGATTCTTCGAGATTGTCTGGGACGGCGCCGGCGCCGGCGGGCGGCCTGTCGCAAGCGGGATTTACTTCTATTCGCTCGAGGTGTTTCAGTCGGGAGTGTTGAAGTTCTCAAAGACCGAAAAAATGGCTATTATCAGATAA
- a CDS encoding glycosyltransferase family 2 protein has product MPDPQALSIIIVTYDAALFLPDCLDSISRRPPPFAFEIIVVDNASTDDSVARARLHAPGAVVVENASNTGYAAANNAGYRRATGEFILLLNPDTILHDGALESMVGFLRANPDAGAIGPRILNPDGSLQRTGVSAPSLWNQLAETFFLDRAFPRSRIFGRHRRLYEDPGSRHDVDCLQGSCLLVRRDAVGPFLLDEAYFLYFEETDLCARLREEGWRVVYVPDATVVHIGGSGSAHYDGVRVVSYHRSYLVYLGKHFGSSRQFLFRLLLIVRAFIRIVLLGAGGLAGRANRSESLDRCGGYIRTIPLLAGLTR; this is encoded by the coding sequence ATGCCCGACCCGCAGGCGCTCTCCATCATCATTGTCACCTACGATGCGGCGTTGTTTCTGCCGGATTGTCTCGACTCGATTTCCCGCCGCCCCCCTCCGTTCGCGTTCGAAATTATCGTCGTCGATAACGCGTCGACGGATGACTCCGTCGCCCGGGCCCGTCTCCATGCTCCCGGCGCCGTCGTCGTCGAGAACGCCTCAAATACCGGTTATGCGGCGGCGAATAACGCCGGATATCGACGCGCAACGGGCGAATTCATCCTGCTGCTGAATCCCGACACCATCCTTCATGACGGCGCCCTCGAATCCATGGTCGGATTCCTCCGCGCGAACCCCGACGCCGGTGCGATCGGCCCGCGGATCCTGAACCCTGACGGGAGCTTGCAGCGCACGGGAGTCTCGGCGCCGTCTCTCTGGAACCAGCTTGCAGAGACGTTCTTCCTCGACAGGGCGTTCCCGCGCTCGCGGATCTTCGGACGCCACCGCCGCCTCTACGAAGACCCCGGCTCGCGCCATGATGTCGACTGCCTGCAGGGTTCCTGCCTTCTGGTACGCCGGGACGCGGTCGGGCCCTTTCTGTTGGATGAGGCCTACTTCCTCTATTTCGAAGAGACCGACCTCTGCGCGCGGCTGAGAGAGGAAGGGTGGAGGGTCGTCTACGTGCCCGACGCGACTGTCGTCCACATCGGCGGCAGCGGTTCGGCCCATTACGACGGCGTGCGCGTCGTGAGCTATCACCGGAGCTACCTGGTCTATCTCGGCAAACACTTCGGAAGCTCGAGGCAATTCCTGTTTCGCCTGCTCCTTATTGTTCGCGCCTTCATACGCATCGTGCTCCTCGGGGCCGGGGGACTCGCCGGCCGCGCAAACAGGAGTGAGTCGCTCGACCGGTGCGGGGGGTATATCAGAACGATCCCGCTTCTCGCAGGGCTGACCCGATGA
- the nadD gene encoding nicotinate-nucleotide adenylyltransferase: MKIGIFGGTFNPPHVGHLIVIESVQDQERFDTVLFVPSASPPNKQAGVQDGTLAPAADRLKMVQLATHGNPKFEVSDLEVRRAGPSFTIDTVDALAALYPDASLSLIIGSDNLLEFHTWKSPKEITAKAGLVVMSRPGFDLRQASPEFSRLAKVMNVPQVGISGTDIRRRVKLGRSIRYLVPKSVEDFIRHANLYR; the protein is encoded by the coding sequence GTGAAGATCGGAATTTTCGGGGGAACGTTTAATCCCCCTCACGTCGGACATCTGATCGTCATCGAGAGCGTGCAGGACCAGGAGCGTTTCGACACGGTGCTGTTTGTGCCTTCGGCGAGCCCCCCGAACAAGCAGGCGGGAGTTCAGGACGGGACACTTGCCCCGGCGGCAGACCGGCTCAAGATGGTGCAGCTTGCCACCCATGGAAACCCGAAGTTTGAGGTGAGCGATCTCGAGGTCCGGAGGGCGGGACCTTCATTCACGATCGATACCGTGGACGCCCTCGCGGCGCTCTATCCGGACGCCTCGCTCTCGCTCATCATCGGCTCGGACAACCTCCTCGAATTCCATACCTGGAAGTCACCGAAGGAGATCACCGCGAAGGCCGGACTGGTGGTCATGAGCCGGCCCGGCTTCGATCTTCGCCAGGCGTCTCCCGAATTTTCCCGTCTCGCAAAAGTCATGAACGTTCCCCAGGTCGGGATCTCCGGAACCGATATTCGCCGGCGGGTGAAACTGGGACGCTCCATCCGCTACCTCGTCCCGAAGAGTGTGGAGGACTTCATCCGCCACGCGAACCTCTACCGGTGA
- a CDS encoding glycosyltransferase, giving the protein MTGAPFLSVVIPTFNRTESLIGCLGRLAAQSYPRSRFEVVVVDDGSTDGTQDAVVRFAAESGLPVSCLRQAHSGPAAARNAGARNTRGEILAFTEDDVEPDRQWLELAANYFQGPATDALEGDTRPAGSGTLRSFERPGTRGYLPCNLFVRRNLFFEVGGFDPEYCDLTLGLYFREDADFGCRLLDRGKETRFGPDVVVTHPEQFTTAGAVLRHVRRYLFDPLLYKKHPAFYRSSVEVKHLGPIAIHRPFHYLCWFYVAAFIAILFEISIRHYSTLPFLLVIMLLLHMGIRFRYEHKAIPALWNIPRSFAFAVLPFYYFAWFIRGCRRFRSWGALV; this is encoded by the coding sequence ATGACCGGCGCGCCCTTCCTCTCGGTCGTGATTCCGACATTTAACCGAACAGAGTCGCTGATCGGATGTCTTGGCCGTCTGGCGGCTCAATCGTATCCCCGCAGCCGATTCGAGGTTGTCGTGGTGGACGACGGATCGACAGACGGCACGCAAGACGCGGTCGTGCGCTTTGCAGCCGAGTCGGGCTTGCCCGTCTCGTGCCTCCGGCAGGCACACTCGGGGCCCGCTGCGGCGCGGAATGCGGGGGCACGGAATACAAGAGGGGAAATTCTCGCCTTCACGGAGGATGACGTGGAACCGGACCGCCAGTGGCTCGAGCTCGCTGCGAACTATTTCCAGGGCCCTGCGACGGACGCACTCGAGGGGGATACCCGCCCGGCGGGTTCAGGGACGCTCCGGTCGTTCGAGAGGCCGGGGACGCGCGGTTACCTCCCCTGCAATTTGTTTGTCCGCCGGAATCTCTTCTTCGAAGTCGGGGGGTTTGATCCGGAGTACTGCGATCTCACGCTCGGTTTGTATTTTCGCGAGGACGCGGATTTCGGCTGCCGCCTGCTCGATCGGGGAAAGGAGACCCGGTTCGGACCGGACGTCGTCGTCACTCATCCGGAGCAGTTTACGACTGCAGGAGCGGTCCTCCGCCACGTCCGAAGGTACCTCTTCGATCCGCTTTTATACAAGAAGCATCCCGCTTTTTACCGGTCGTCCGTCGAAGTGAAGCATCTCGGTCCGATCGCGATTCACAGGCCCTTCCACTATCTCTGCTGGTTTTATGTTGCGGCTTTTATCGCTATATTGTTTGAAATTTCTATCCGTCACTATAGCACGTTGCCGTTCTTGCTCGTCATCATGCTCCTTCTCCACATGGGAATCAGGTTCCGGTACGAGCACAAGGCCATCCCGGCGTTGTGGAACATTCCGCGCTCCTTCGCCTTCGCGGTTCTCCCGTTCTACTACTTCGCATGGTTCATCCGGGGCTGCAGGAGGTTCAGGAGCTGGGGAGCTCTCGTGTAG
- a CDS encoding DUF2064 domain-containing protein yields MRKQNAILLFSKPPRISRTNLDEPYAKLPWDDLDALFTGLLGDLLEQACRLKDVDVLLFRKKSELSDDFLLPFQNRVKRFDEAHGSFTENVQHAVDQAFAAHYHRIVVLIDNHPLIDAPFLARIVQQLAYEDDCVVVAPSLEGTCFLVGMKANHGSIFDRTDHDPLAKPYLLLKRLCRLEAMLFLTEPTYSLDSGSGLARLKSQLDAADGSSPDFPRRTYEMFRTFDKKYPPKKATR; encoded by the coding sequence ATGCGAAAACAGAATGCGATCCTGCTCTTCTCGAAACCCCCGCGGATTTCCCGCACCAATCTGGATGAACCGTATGCGAAACTTCCGTGGGACGACCTGGATGCGCTCTTTACCGGATTGCTGGGAGATCTCCTTGAACAGGCCTGCCGCCTGAAGGATGTCGACGTCCTCCTCTTCCGGAAAAAATCCGAATTGTCGGACGATTTTCTCCTCCCGTTCCAGAACCGCGTCAAGCGATTCGATGAGGCGCACGGCTCGTTCACCGAGAACGTTCAGCACGCGGTCGACCAGGCGTTCGCAGCGCACTATCACCGCATTGTGGTCCTCATCGACAACCATCCGCTCATCGACGCGCCGTTTCTCGCACGGATCGTTCAGCAGCTTGCCTACGAAGACGACTGCGTGGTGGTCGCTCCCTCGCTCGAGGGGACATGTTTCCTCGTCGGGATGAAGGCGAATCACGGGTCGATCTTCGACAGGACCGATCACGACCCGCTCGCGAAGCCGTATTTGCTTCTCAAGAGACTCTGCCGGCTCGAGGCGATGCTTTTTCTCACCGAACCGACCTATTCGCTCGACTCGGGCTCCGGTCTTGCCCGGCTGAAGAGCCAGCTCGACGCGGCGGACGGCTCTTCTCCCGACTTTCCGCGGCGGACCTACGAGATGTTCAGGACCTTCGATAAGAAATACCCGCCGAAGAAAGCGACCCGATGA